CATGGCTGAATATACTGTTCAACGATTCCAAGAGGTAGGAATTAATGCTTGGCGTAATAAAAACTCCAATACTGTTGTATTTCCTTGCCCTTCTGAGCCTGTTTGGCGAAAACACTCTTTAGCCAATTCGGGCAGTGTGGCACACATTATCACCATGCCACACCTCGATGGTCCGGATAAGTTAGATCCACTCATCGAAGACGTCATTTACGACTTGCTCCCTAACTACAACATCCTCAACGTCAGCGGTCAAAACTAACAACAATATTCTATCAACCTCATTTCAATAGGCTTTATATGAAATATCGAGAGAGCTCAATAAGCTCACCAAAACTCACTCTATCTCAACTTTGTGGGTTAACTAGGGTGAGAAAATGATAAATAAGATCAGCCAACATTACGTTACACCAGCCTTAATGCCAGCCTTAAGACCTTCATTAGCAAAACTTACTTTAGGGACTCTAAGTGAAATTTTTTCTGCAGTGGCAAAAATTGGTGCATTGCTATGTTTAATACAATTAATCGATGATCTATCTAACCAATGGGTTTACGGAGCCATCGGGCTTTGGATCTTTAGCGCATTGCTCTCATCTTTGTCCTCTTGGTTAGTACACAATGCTGAATCTCTATTTTCAGCAAGATTACGTCGTCAGGTGGCACAACACTTAACGCGCCTTCCAAGCAAGACTCTCTCTCGGTATGGTGATAATCAACTTCGCCGCTTGGTTTCAGAAGACATCAATACTTTACATCATATGGTTGCTCATCTGCCTTCAGAGTTTGTAACTTTCGCCATCGTTCCGGTAATGTCCATTACCATTATGCTAAATATGGCTGGTCCTATAGCGCTCTTAACCTTACTCCCTGGCCTTATTGCATCATTATACTACCTAGTCTTTCTGCCTAGATTCGCAGCTAAATATGGTGCAGAACGTATGAACATAATGGGAGAAATAGTCACCGCAGTAAATGACTACACCAGAGGAATTAGAGTTAACCGGGTTTATGGAACTCAATCAGGTGCGCTCGCGAGTTATCACGGGGCAACTCAACGCTTCACTAATGGCATTATAAAATGGGTAGGGAGTGTGGCACTTCCAGCTTCCATCGCTATAGCTTTACTTCAAGCAGTTTCTACTTTTGCTATAGCTTATTCAATTTCTTACCGACTAAGTCCATCAGCAATGGCTTCTGTGTTTTTTTTCGGCCTGGCTGTCGTTTCACCAGTATTAAAGCTTGGTCACGGATTAGACTATGTCACTGCAGGTAAGAATGCAGCTAAGAACATTG
The Vibrio echinoideorum DNA segment above includes these coding regions:
- a CDS encoding ATP-binding cassette domain-containing protein; its protein translation is MINKISQHYVTPALMPALRPSLAKLTLGTLSEIFSAVAKIGALLCLIQLIDDLSNQWVYGAIGLWIFSALLSSLSSWLVHNAESLFSARLRRQVAQHLTRLPSKTLSRYGDNQLRRLVSEDINTLHHMVAHLPSEFVTFAIVPVMSITIMLNMAGPIALLTLLPGLIASLYYLVFLPRFAAKYGAERMNIMGEIVTAVNDYTRGIRVNRVYGTQSGALASYHGATQRFTNGIIKWVGSVALPASIAIALLQAVSTFAIAYSISYRLSPSAMASVFFFGLAVVSPVLKLGHGLDYVTAGKNAAKNIGKLLKQTPIGCGNVNVGSKTLPLQASKISVINDTTTIIDSFTHCFPTGSCTAIMGPSGIGKSTLLRILAGQEVPYSGTTMLGSYKLSTLTEMSRHMAIRYVPQDIGVLKTTVRQNLQLTAPNACDSEFFDALALAEVDINLDYDASLLSGGQQQRVALASIFLNQASIFLLDEPTSALDKKTALSIMKNLTEFAQKENKTIIMVTHDAELAQRADFILTLQKNAQLQDEEV